Sequence from the Chelonoidis abingdonii isolate Lonesome George chromosome 1, CheloAbing_2.0, whole genome shotgun sequence genome:
GCAAAAAATGGTATGTCAGATTGATAGCTAAATGCctattttacatttctttctaCCCTTGatcttcatttcctgtttgaaacTTGGGTTTTGGAGATGCTGGTTTGTAAACAGTACTAAAGCAGATAGATTTAATCTGAGTCCAAACTACCTCCAACTCCGGAGTCTCGGTCACAAATAGTGTATTTTCTGCCCCTTGCACTAGTCACTGGTACTTAGGTATGGTGTGAAGAGTCCTCATCTTGGCTGCATTGCCTGGCATCCATCCCATGGTCACTGTGCTGGTCCAGGCTCCTGTTTTGGGTGcaggctgctcctccagctgtgccccGGCCTGCTTCTGGGCCAACCCCATAGCCCTAGGTACAGAATGAATTTGGGCCTACTcccccccagcagctgcagcaaaaAACTGAACCTGTTTAGGCCTCAGCTATGTGTGTGCTCTCTCTAGCCCTACCCATATGCCAGCTGATTGGCTTTGGGTTAACCTCCTGTCCCCACCTGGCCAGGGCTCAGCTTCTGCCCTGGAGTGACATTCCTCTCTTCCGAAGAGAGGTGGGCTGGCCGCTGGAAATCACGGGTAAGATTTTGTCCCAATCGCCTACTTAATTGCAGATCTAGAGAATGAAGGCTTACACAATGGGTCTGTCTACAGTTGGGAGCTAGGGGTTTGAGTCCCAGGCTGAGGAGAAATGCATACCTCTGCTAGCACAGATTGCACTGGCGGCTAAAAATAGAGCATAGACATGAGTGGCAGGAGGAGCTAGCCATGTGATTCTGTGCCTAGTGTCTAGGATGGAATTGTACTCAGGGCAGCGAGTTCCTTCCATCACTTGTGCTGCAGAAGCTACACTTCAATTTTTAGTCAGTTAGCTCTATGAGAACTAGTGCAAAtatgtctcctcgagctgggaattacactcCTAGCttgaagtgcagacataccctagaTCTCCCCCAACCACACCTCCAAAAGAGACAGCAATAGAGCAGGGAGGGCCTAATATCTGAAAGTGGCAATGGTGGGTGAGGGTGAGACTCTTCTGGAAACTAGGGGCTGGTATGCAGAGCCACAAGCCGAGCAGAAATAGGCAGCCAAGAGTCAGTTTGCctaaggggctgcagggagtgggggaagtgCTTTTCTCTTAGTAACTTCTCCTGTCTCATAGCCAGGAGTTGCTTTCTTGCTCATCAGCAAGGCAGGCTGCCacaggcttctctctctccttgtgtcTTCCTCAGCAGGAGCAGCACCATTCATTCCACCAGCTTCCCCACCGTACCACATATTTAGTCACCCCAGATATATGGGATGTATATGGAAAGAGCTGGAAAGACATACAGCATGGCACGGCTGTTGATGCAGAAAAGGAGTTGGGGAAATAATACTGTTACAACCTGGGATGCGGGCAAGAAAGTAGTAGTTCCTGGTATCAAGCCAGAAGTTACTAATGGAGAGTTACTTTTGTTTCCCAGTGTAAACTCTTCTTTCCATTTCCAGTCTCACTGCAGTTCCTGCAAATACCTGATGACTTCAGCTTCCATTCCAATCCAGCAGCTGGCAGATTTGGTGATGTTCCCAATGCCTTCCACAGATAAATTTATTAGGGCAGGAGATGGGAAACTTCTTTCTCTGCGATAGGCAGGACACTGAAATCAGGTCTGTGGATGTCCACCCAGGTACTGCTCTAACTTCTGCCACAAATATTAGAGCAACACCCAGTCTCCATCAGGTTCTGACAGACCCCTCATTCTCCAGAGGTGGGAAACCAAACACTTGGATTTAAATAACATACTAAGAGTTTGTCGGTTTTGTGTTAATCCCCTCAGCTCAGGGTTTACTAGGtcaaaaatttattttgtttaagtaACTGTAAAGACTAAGAAGCACCTTCTCAGTCTGCAGCAATTTTAACTAAGTTAAAAAACTACAGAACATCTACTTTTAAATACGTGTAACTTCATCCCTTAAAAATGCACCCATTAACCTGGGAGTTGTACAAAGATtgagaagagaggaaaatgagTCCATCTGAATGTGGCCGATTGGAATATGCTGTATCCCAATAATCACTAGTTCAGGATTATCAAAATTGATGTTGTAAAGCAACAGAGTTAGTATCATGATGCCAATTCAGGAAAACTTCAGCGGTAGTTTGTAACCGTTTCATTTTCTGTCCATTAGAATTAAATGTTGGGGCAGGCATGTTGGTTGAGGTCATATGAATCGTGAGTCCTAAAGACACTAGAAAATCATTGTACAGAGATTTGCATTCTGTCATTTTTGAAAGTCACCACATAGTTGTAATTGTATGGCATCCCTGGAGTCTGACTGAATCAGGTCATTTCATTTTGATGTAATTGCGGACTATACAGTGTACCATCAAACATTAGAATGATCCAACTGCTTTGCACAATTAAGGCTATTTTCCTCTAAGTGCTCATAAAAACCAGTGTTAAATggaagtatatatatatatcagttcATATACATATCATTTGTACTTACTGTTACTGTCACTGCTGTCATTCTTAAGGGAACTGGCAGCAACAGGAGGTAACAAAAATGAATTTGTTACACTGACTCTTGGATCTAAATAGAAAATGAGTGTCAGTATTATGCAACTTAAAATACAGTTCCCCCTACATAAGGCACTTGGCTATAGGACTACTCTGATCTGTTAACATATGATGTTAGATTATGGCTATAGGGGCTGGAtctacaaaggtacttaggcacctaaaccccagatttaggtgcttaaatcccattttaGGTGTCACTGTGATTCACTAAATCCTTGCCTGGCTGCTGTCTTACCTTGTAGGCACttaaactcacttggcacctaagtttttgcagtaagAGTTCCCTAAGTACCTAAGTTTCTGCTTCTGGGCTTGCACACTACTGCTTTGATTAAACACCTAGATGGCTATCTCCTGCCTGATGCTCAGAGTGAACCACAAACCAGGGAAAGAGTTCGAGGAGTGCGTATCTCCCCTGTGGAGCCTGATctagtaggtgtgctcagaggccaactacaggattgggtcccattcaaaatctgtcCGGAAGAGAAGGAGGCGGTACTGACCTTACAAtatttagtccagtggttagagcactcacccggGATGTGGGGAAGCCAGGTTCCATTTCACCTCCTCAcacacagggggagagagagattttgcaaAGCTGCGTCAGGGAGCTTGAGGCAATGGGGGTGGGAGCAAGACAGAGGGTCCAGGATGTGGTGATGGGCTGGGTAGTGGGCTAAGAGAGGCAGTAATGgtcatggggtgggtggggaactcagggaggcagcaggggccaggggcaatggCGTTTGGATGGGTAGGGAGCCCGAGGAAGCAGTGGGGACCCTATCCACTTCCATATCTTCCATCTCTCAGGAGAGTGTTGTAATCACTGAGAATCACAgaagacccctgttcaaatcctttctcctcctctaacTGAGGGTGGAATTGAACCTGCAcgtctctcacatcccagatgaATACTCTAATGACTAAACGTTATAATTGGGGCACCAACACCTCGGGCCACTTTGCATGGAGtgaggcaggtgcctaactcattctcacaagaaaaaACTTAGGCACCAAAGCCACCTACTCCAGAGAGGTGTTCCCAGTTATAGGTAAGTGCCTAAGTCCATGAAAGGGGCAGGGCTTACGGCACACCCCacttgtcagcatctcccattggctagtgtATGCAGGATCCtattcttaggtgcctatctctccccattcattataTAGAGAGCCTAGTAGCAAAATCAGGCTTTGTAGATTGCATTGATGTTCCTGTGACTTTCTAGGTGTCTAAAaaaaagttaggtgttgcaacacttCAGCCTCTGTGTGGATCCAGACCTAAAGTACTTCCAGTTCTTGTTAGTGTAACTGGACATGTTGCCCTAATTAAAACAACTAATTAAGAATCATTGTGGCAACAAAATTTAAGAAATTCAAAACATCTATTCATTTTAAAGACTGCAATGGGAACAAGTATATGAAACCACAGGAATCTAACCTCTCTATATCATAAATTCATTATACTCTTTAGTGggaatgggccaaattcacagGTGACTTTCAACTGGTGCTATTTACACTTAGTTCCAGACACTCAGCCTATAAACTATGCCACCTTAAATACCTTTAGACCTGCTTACCAATGCTTAACCTACAGCACCTTACACATCCCCTCTGAATTGGCCCAGTATCTCCAAAGACATTCTCACAAAGATCAAATGGTCACGGTTAAGCAAAAGTCAAGTGTAAGATAAAATGCAGTACTAAGAACATTGTAAAAGAACAACTCGGGATATTTTTGTTGATGTGAAAACAGCTTGAGCACATACACTGAAATAATTGTAGGCTGTATTAATAAACGATGCCATGTAATGATGCCAGTTTTGCAATCAGGCTTAAATCCATAGTACTAGCAGTGGGACTTCAGCCTTGGCATTAGTAGTCACTGTCACAGATAGTAAGAAATATGAAGCTAATAGATCAAAGCCTCAGACATTCTGAACTGACATAACtttattgatttcaaaggagttacaccaatttacaccagctgaagatgcagctcaacaaaaacaatttttgggAACAATTTTATGATCTTACTGTTCTCTGGTGTTTCTGTTGTTGACGGCAGAACACAGTCACTATGATCTGATTTTTCTGCAAAATCCATGTAGGCGTCAATGGTGCTATTAAAGCGCCTAAAAAATTCTTCAGGAATGAACCTGCCTTCTTCATAAAgatgaacattttcttttctaaaattctaagaaaaatacagaattccatttttcaaaagtCCAGACAAATACTCATTTTGGTATATCTGGTCTAAGAAATAGACAATGGGTGCTCTACCAAGGAATACCAACAGGTGACACAGAAATGAAGTTAACATTTAAGATGCAGAGTTCTGCTTTACTTCAAGAGATCTCAACCTTAAAAATACCAAAAGCTCTGATCCCACgattttgaattaatttatttcaCTTTGCAAAGTTAGCACTGTTCATCCACTCTTGAAAAATTGTCACAAAAATATACAGCCTAGGCTTGAAATCTCCTCACCCATTTTACCctaataatgaaaaacaaataaacaaacaaacaaacgagattataatttttaatttaaaaaaaaagttgtttgttCCTGGGTGTGTGGAATTTTATAAGGTTGTGCTTGACCATTTTAATGTGAAACTGGAACACAATACATTCAGAGTTATCATAACTGTTTTGGATATTGAAACAAGTAACTGTGGTCCAAGTTCCACTATTGGTGTCAGCCTGCCTCTCCAGAGTGCATCTAAAAATAAGAGAGGGACTCCATAATTGTGAAGCCCGATGGATAATATGTTGTGCCAAACTAACTGAAGACTTTGAGATCCATgttaatgctatttttttttaacctatccTTATCTTTAATGACAGCAGTTATTTATCCCAGAAATTCAAGTTTGGCCAGGGAATAGTTTTTGGTTCTAATAAGTGTGGCAGGGACAAGAGCATCTTTAAATCATGCACCAAGAAAAGCTTCCTAGTGGGTGGttcttcagtttgttttatttttcttgttacaAGGATAGATCTAGGTTGATTCTTCTTCCAGGAAACAAAATTATCTAGTAGTTCCCTCAAATTACAGAGATTACTTTTCTTATTTCTATTTATCTAAAAGTCTTTATTTTAAGACAAAGATTTGCAGTAAAATCTTGTACCAGCAGACCATGGGAAATTCAGAGATTGAATTTGCTGAGAGAGATACTTTTGGGTGTGTGCTAAAGCACAAAATTAGGATTGTAATGGAAAGGTAATTAAAACCTTAACATACACTCACCATCACAGCAACTAAATAATGCACCTGACTGCAGGTCAGGAGATAAGGTTCTACTCTGAGGTTTGCCATAGACTCGCTGTTTGAtaatgggcaagtcacttcacctctctgtgcatctgtttctctctgtaaaatgggaataattgcACTTGcccacatttgtaagttgtttAAGATCTACTGATCACAGGTAATTATACAAAGAAGGTGAAAtccttgacttcaacagggccaggatctCACACTTAGTACTTTTAATTAAGTAATTATATAGCTGGACAATGTTACTCAGAATGCAATTAGAGATATCAGGGCTTATACCTAAAAGTTATTAACTAACTTAACTCTTTTATTACTCTCATTCCTACTAAGGTTAGAATTAGACTCCTGGAGTGAGATTCCTGGAGCACTTCCAGCAACTACTGGAATCAGGAAGGTCCATTATCATGTATAATTTTTCTTGGATAAATATCCATTAATTTAATATGAAGGTTTCTGAAACTGATTGATTAATATCATCTTACTAGTTTATCACAATCTTTCTCAGATATTTCCGGATTCAAATTAGTAATTGTGCTCAGGATTCCAGTGTAAGTTAGATGCAAAATGATTCATGCTTATTTGACATAGACCAGTTTGATTTACCTTGAGAATGAGAGTTAAATGTTTGCACTACACACTGAGAACATATTGAATATATCTGTCTGTTTGGTCATCCTATACATTGTAATCCCTCTGATGTTTTTTTAAGTGGTTATACCTAaaactaagattttgtcatggatatttttagtaaaagtcatggataggtcacgaGCAATACACAAAAATTCATACAAGCCTGTGGTCTGTACgtgattttactaaaaatacccatgacaaaatGGGTAGGGAGAAGGGTCTAACACGCATCGCTGCTGGGGCTCTAAGGTCCCTACATGGCCAGCAGCagtggggcagctgcaggggcccCAGCTTGGAGCCTGGAGGGGCCCCCTTGATCCGCGGTGGCCTGGAGCTCCTGTTGGAGGATCCCACTGTGGAggcggctgggagctgtgggtctTGACTGACAGCTCCAACCCCATTGCCCCATGGTTGATGTCATGTTGGTCtccagaagtcacagattccatgagtTTGTGATCTCTGTGACAAAATACTAGCCTTATCTTATACCTTTTTTCCCATTTCATGTAGCCAATAGCTAACATCTCTACATTGTACTCAATATATATTTAAAGGGGAAGTAGTAGTTGCATTGAATAGGAATGGAAACAAAGAATATAGAACCTAAAGTAGCCTTGGTCGtagagtttttttttgtttttttttttttaactatatcaAGCCATGTATTCTGCTACAAAAATTCAGATATAATTATGCAGTATGAAGGGAAAAACTCTTTGAGAAGATTACCTTATTTTTCTCAGAATCTAGACATGACATAATATCATTGATTATCCTCGTGAGATTATTGATGATTGAATAGTTACTTAAAACATCAGACATATCTGAAAATTTTTGCAGAAGATTATGCAGACTCTTTGAAAACTCAGGCACCATCAAATGCAACCAACAGTGATTAGGCTGTCAGGGAAGATAAAAAAGAAGAGAGGCAGATTAAACACCACACTTAACCAATTTTTGCGTAAGTAATGCAGAGTGTAAAAGTAGATTAAATTGTTCCTTCCAATTTGCATCATCTTGCACTTGTCTAAATTGAAATTCAACTAATATTATGTTGCCTGCTGTTCTCTTGAGTCCTTATGGTGCACCTTGCAATCCTCCTTGATCTTGGCTGACTTAATTACGTTATCAGAAAAGGTTGTCAGCATAATGTTACCCTTTCTTCTAGTTTGGGAATAAATGTCAAACTTCAGTGAGCTACTCAAGTATTAACCTCTTTCCACGCagaaactggccatttattcctactctttcaTATCATACctacttccattttttttaatgactttctTTGATGATTGTTTTCCAGACAATCTTCAAAATGCTCTTCATCTTCATTTCACTACTGTTGCTACCCTACACTTACAAGCACCTTAAATCCAGGAGGATCTTGGAGTTAAGGTTCTGTTctgaaaaataagtttctaaACTTCGCATTGTAGGATTCCACTATTGTTTTCTTAATTTCTGAGCAACTCTGCATAGTTTACAAGAAACTGCTTCCCCctcaagtcatttttttttactaaatgcCTGCTCTGCAAATTCACCTTGGGTATGAAAGTCAACCTGAGGTTTTTCCTTCTCATGTACTCTTACCAATAAAAAGAATCAAGAGGCCAAGTTATGACCTCAATTATAGCTGTGCAGTATTGTACTTCAAACACTTCAAATCATGCCCCAAGTGATACCTGTTCAACCACAAGTCAGTGAGTTTGCACAGGTTTAGCTGATTGCTTCTGTAATTGGAACCTACTAAATCATTCTGTTGATGTACAGGAAGTAATAAAATACAGCACACTTTTActtagctgtgttggctctgcaggaCTAACATGAGTAAAAAGTAGAGAAAACCGAAGTCATTATGCTAAGTAGACATGCCTGAATGTATACACAGGCAGTAGATCTGTTCAACGAGAAAGGGACAGATTTATATACTGACAACTTTATATATAGAAATCTGTTCACAACAAACCATGCCTTTGTCACACAATGCTCTATTACACATTgtaggaaacattttttaaaaagtgaagaatAATATAGATATCAGTACAGTAAGTAAAACACTGGAATTTGTCTAGAACACTAAGCTGTTATCCCAGCTCTTTAAAGTTGCCATGGCATCTTTAGTGACCACAAGTGGTCAAGCTTTTGTTTAGCTTTTCATATGAAACGTATGCCTTCAGTGCCTGTCTCCAATACCTCTTGCAGTACTTTGCATGATATTTGGAGTTCTTCCATCCAAATTCTGACATGCTCTGATTTTCTTCACCTTGTGAGACAGATCACCATAGTAAGTGTTATATTTGGCATTCCTTATATGTGCCAAAATTTCTTGTTGTGTTCAGTCAGCATCACTTGGGGCTGAATGCTTTTTTTAGCCTAGTTTACCTCCCATTTACCTTACCATTAGTTCACCTTTCTACATTTTTATGGGGGAGAGACATGCATACCTTCTAAGACTAAATAAACTACTGAGCAGTCTTCATGATTAGTGAACACGTTCACATTTATAGTTTAGCTTTACCTTACAGTCTTCACTAACTTTGTCATTTTTGTGTAAAAGAAACCATAAAGTAGCATTACAGTATTTGGCATTACAGTATTACCTCCTGGTCTGAGTCCCCATGTAAGCATGTAACAAGCAGTATGTAATACTGTTGTTGAGTTGGCCCCAGTGTATTAGACAAGGAGGgcgaggaaatatcttttattggatcagcttctgttggtgagagaagttttgagcttacacagagctctttcttcAGGTCCGGGAATGGGAAACATGTAACAAACCATGACATTTTGGGCATTGTGCAATTGACAATGCCTGGTCTTGCATCTCAGCTCCTTTTATAGAACAGCATTAACAGGAGGGCAGAAGAAAGAGCAAAGAATAGAAGCTTTGTTGACCTTTATTCTGTAGTAGGAACAGGTCTGATACTGTGCCCTTCCACATATACCCAGCGTACAGACAGCTCATCACCTGCACTGACTCTGCTACCGCTAGAGCAGCACTACAAGCAATATCTTGTAGTGTAGAATACTAAAATTCTGTGTTTCCAGCATGATTCTATTTTGCTGCCTTTTCTGCTCAATAAGTGAGATCTCTAGGAGGAGTCATGAAAGGGCTCCGACTTATAGTGCTGTCAGCGGAATGATATTCAGCTCTAGATTTCCTCCTCATCAGAGTCAAACTGTGCACTTTCCTTGCTTTCTCAGTAGAGAAAGATCAAAGATAGGGATGAGAATAAGCTGGCTGAAGTATGTTCAAAAACACAGATGTGATAACAGTTGACAGAGAGAAATAGCTAATGGAACTGAGGAATTTACCACTGCTCCATCTGTACTAGTTATTTCAGCCCCTGACAAAGAGATTTACATCTCTGGGTACTTTTTACTTGACTGCTCTTATGCTCCAAGGAAGTAGCAGTAGAAGCTTTTTATCTTTCTGCATTTAGCTAAGAAATTGCAGCTTCTATTCATTGGTTTAGACCATGCCTTTTACCTCCAGGTTAGACTTCTGCGAGGTATTCTATTTGGATCTACTTTTAGAGCTATTCAGACACTGCAGCTAGTGCATAATGCAAGAACCCTTCTGTTAATGGAGTTGGTCAGCTTGAACACTACATGCACTGCACTGGCTTCCCATCTGCTTTATATGCAATTTACCTTGCTACTTTTAATCTATAAAGCTTGGGAGCTGCTACAATAGATACCATTTCCCACTTCATGTACCATATGAAGTGTCTGATAAAGTAAGGCACTTTCCTCAATCTCTAGATGTGCACTTTTCAGGCCTGAAAGCAGGACATTTGCTGGAGAGGCTCCAGCTATGGGTTTCTTTGCTTGCAGGAATCTGTCAGAACCCAAATCAAAGCCCATTTATTCAGCCAACCCTTTGCCAAAAGGGTCTAAACTGAGGCATTGTCTTTTCCTATGTATGTCTTAGTGAGTTAGTATTGCTGCTCATTGTGAATACATATGGATGTTAGTTTTTAGATGTGATACCGCCAGATGCCATGGCAATGAAAACACTGTACTTTAATGAAATACATTGTACATCTAAAGTTTGCATGTTTTATAGGCACCAATTCCTAAAGGCAATACTGCTGAAAGGAAACTTGTTGggccaaaacaaaacaccattaCATCTAAACTATATTCAACTAAACAATGTAGGATGCAAACTAGACTGAATCAGATTACTACTGTGACAGCCTATAATAGGTATTAGATGATGTTTTGGTGATTACAAAAGTCACATTCTTGTTCACTTTATAAACCAAGGAATCAGGATGGATAAAAAGTCaatatattttcaatttaaaacaaatcagattaaaaacattaaatatagttattctttttaaataaatctatttaaaattaaatgtaagatttaaaaattacttaagatttaaatttgtattaaaattttatattaaataaaaattatattaagcTGTACATGTTTTCTGCCAAGTTTTAGAGACACTAAGAGCACTAAATTGGTGGAAGCCATTGGTTAAGAACTTGAAACtagagtttgctgaagtgctgaaccagtttttaacagcagtagtctcttctgcagacgtagagagaatattttcttcagtccaattcattaaaagtaaaaaccaatgggagttgaaaaagcaggaaaccttgttttcttcttccaatctatgaataaaactaGGCATGAGAGGATGAGCTCTACTAGCTCTAAAATCATGAAGGAACTGGTGACCAGAaacatgttagtctgtatcagcaaacagaacgaatacttgtggcaccttagagactacaaaaatttgagcataaacttttgtgcaTTTGAGCATAAACCCACTTGCATCAgaagcatgcagtggaaaatacagtaggaagatagatatctctaccccgatataacgacacctgatataacatgaatttggatacaacgcagtaaagcagtgctctggggggggggggtgggcccacggggctgcgcgctccagtggatcaaatcaagttcataCACAGTGGACATAAAAATGGgtgtgttgccatactaactataacgagagtaatcaaataaagtgggctattatcagcaggagaaaaaaaacttttttagtaataatcaggatggcccatttccaacagttgacaagaaggtgtgagtaaaaATAgggggggaaaaattagcatagggaaatagggtttactttgtgtaatgacccatcaaCTCCCAGTTTTATTgaggcctaatttaatggtgtccagtttggaaattaattctaattctgcagtttcttgttggagtctgtttttgaagttttttttattggagtattgtgactttgaggtctgtaattgagtgaccaagAAGGCTGAAGTactctccaactggtttttgaatgttataaatcTTgacgtccatttattcttttgcgtagagactgtccggtttgtcATGTGCAACTACAGAAGCCTGTTACTATTTCCTTGCTTCTAGATGATTGCTGTTTGGGACTCATCAAAAATCATAATCTATAATATATTTTAGACCATATACGATTCAGAAAGGACTCCTTTCTgatgcaaagaaaatattttgttctgctgAGTTTAATTAGCCTAAGATATCAGGTACAATTTGCATTCCTTGAGGTTCAATTGGGATTTTTGGTTTGTGCAAACCTCTGAGCTTCAATAGAATTCATAACCATCTAttttaccacagtgcaacactgatGCCATATACACATTCAGGTTGGGCATGGgatgttcaaaaatcaaaagaaagaCTATTGTATTTTGGGGTCTAAAactcccccaaaacaaacaaaacccccaaaaccctCATGGATTTTTGAGCAAGTCACATGATtttttgatctcttgagatcGGCAATAATGAGAATTTACTGAACTATGTCCACTGTGCAtgattttagttttcaaaatcaaaatttcacacagctctagctACAAGTAGGATAGCCAAGGATGTTGCTTTTTAAATCTACTGTGTAATACATAGCTAACACAAGACTATggtagggttcaaaaaagaactagataagttcatggaggataggtccatcaatgggtattagccaggatgggcggggatggtgtccctagcttctgtttgccataggctgggaatgagtgacaggggatagatcacttgatgattacctgttctgttcattccctctggtgcacctggcattggccactatcggaggacaggctattgggctagatggacccttggtctcaACCAGTATGGACACTCTTATgttttacttatatattatataatgtgCACAATTACTTAGAGACTTGATcctttagggccagaagggacgatcatgatcatctactctgaccttgtgcatattgcaggccacagacctTCATACACCCagtcctgtaatagacccctaacctctggctgagttactgaagtctcaaaccttgatttaaagaattcaaatagcagagaatccaccatttactctcgTTCAGACCAGCAAGGGACCCATGCCCTACACTGCAAAGGAGGGCAA
This genomic interval carries:
- the KITLG gene encoding kit ligand — its product is MKKTQTWIITCFYLQLLLLNPLVKAQSPCGNPVTDDVNDITKLVGNLPNDYMITLRYVQKMDTLPNHCWLHLMVPEFSKSLHNLLQKFSDMSDVLSNYSIINNLTRIINDIMSCLDSEKNKNFRKENVHLYEEGRFIPEEFFRRFNSTIDAYMDFAEKSDHSDCVLPSTTETPENNPRVSVTNSFLLPPVAASSLKNDSSDSNKEALDFISSPSLKVISIALPSLFSLLIGFTLGAICWKKTHRTPRPESDETTQCNNCQEDNEISMLQQKEKELLQV